From one Mycobacterium colombiense CECT 3035 genomic stretch:
- a CDS encoding N-acetylmuramoyl-L-alanine amidase, giving the protein MASLVGGCATRTDSAPASQTRSVTVPPATIGARLTAATSALLLCRDAWGARPARSGGKRQTITRMTLHHEAVLLGENRNAPSHLRQDQRYHQDHHGWIDIAYHVGVDRNGNIYELRSTEIAGDTATDYDTTGHFLVLCEGDFDQEAVPEAQLEGAARAFAWAAQNFHVSTDTLAGHRDLAQTSCPGANLYAHISSGDLKRRIDDLLGAGGVDLQRFCGPDAAARVASIEAGN; this is encoded by the coding sequence GTGGCGTCCCTGGTCGGCGGCTGCGCGACGCGAACGGACTCCGCCCCGGCGTCGCAGACCCGCTCGGTGACGGTTCCCCCCGCGACCATCGGTGCACGCCTGACCGCCGCGACTTCGGCACTGCTGCTGTGCCGGGACGCCTGGGGCGCGCGACCGGCGCGCTCCGGAGGCAAGCGCCAGACCATCACCCGGATGACTCTGCACCATGAGGCCGTCCTTCTTGGCGAAAACCGCAATGCTCCAAGCCATCTCCGACAGGATCAGCGCTACCACCAGGACCACCACGGATGGATCGACATCGCCTATCACGTCGGCGTCGACCGCAATGGCAATATCTACGAACTGCGCAGCACCGAGATCGCGGGTGACACCGCGACCGACTACGACACGACGGGCCATTTCCTGGTCCTCTGCGAGGGAGACTTCGATCAGGAGGCCGTACCGGAGGCCCAGCTCGAGGGAGCAGCTCGCGCGTTCGCGTGGGCGGCTCAGAATTTTCACGTCTCGACCGACACTCTGGCGGGCCATCGGGACCTGGCCCAAACCTCCTGCCCCGGTGCAAACCTGTACGCCCACATCTCCTCGGGCGACCTCAAGCGCCGCATTGACGATCTCCTCGGCGCGGGCGGAGTGGACCTGCAGCGCTTCTGTGGTCCCGATGCGGCCGCAAGAGTGGCGTCCATCGAGGCAGGCAACTGA
- the murQ gene encoding N-acetylmuramic acid 6-phosphate etherase — MQAGPKAVVPQGLDALATEAVRPDLDDLDARPIPEVVALLVAAEAEAHGAVAAAVPRIAAAAQAIAARLERGGRLVYAGAGTPGRLGVLDAAECAPTFGTDLVRGVIAGGPAALTEAIEGAEDAFDPTDLADLTAADALVGITASGRTPYVLGALEHARAAGALTVAIVNNPGSEASAEVVIELLTGPEVLAGSTRLTAGTAQKVVLNALSTSVMIALGKAYGPRMVDVRATNAKVRRRAVRIVRDAAGVDEETATAALAAAGGHAKTAIVALLAGVDATEAAARLNRARGRVRDALGGT; from the coding sequence CTGCAGGCGGGTCCGAAAGCCGTTGTCCCACAAGGTCTCGATGCGCTCGCCACCGAGGCGGTACGGCCAGACCTTGACGATCTCGACGCGCGCCCCATCCCGGAGGTCGTCGCGCTGCTCGTTGCCGCCGAGGCCGAAGCGCACGGCGCGGTGGCGGCGGCCGTCCCACGGATCGCGGCCGCGGCGCAGGCGATCGCCGCGCGGCTCGAGCGCGGCGGCCGCCTGGTCTACGCCGGTGCCGGGACGCCCGGCCGGCTCGGCGTGCTCGACGCGGCCGAGTGCGCGCCGACGTTCGGCACCGACCTGGTGCGCGGCGTGATCGCCGGCGGGCCGGCGGCGCTCACCGAGGCGATCGAGGGCGCCGAAGATGCCTTTGACCCAACCGATCTCGCGGACCTGACCGCCGCCGACGCGCTCGTCGGCATCACGGCGTCGGGCCGCACGCCGTACGTGCTCGGGGCGCTTGAACACGCGCGGGCGGCGGGCGCGCTGACCGTCGCGATCGTCAACAACCCGGGCAGCGAGGCGTCCGCCGAGGTGGTGATCGAACTGCTGACCGGGCCCGAAGTGCTCGCCGGTTCCACTCGGCTGACCGCGGGCACGGCACAGAAGGTGGTGCTCAACGCGCTCTCGACGAGCGTGATGATCGCGCTCGGTAAGGCGTATGGACCGCGGATGGTCGACGTGCGCGCGACCAACGCGAAGGTGCGCCGCCGGGCGGTGCGGATCGTCCGCGACGCGGCCGGTGTCGACGAGGAGACCGCGACCGCCGCGCTCGCCGCCGCGGGCGGTCACGCCAAGACCGCGATCGTCGCCCTGCTCGCGGGCGTCGACGCGACCGAGGCCGCCGCCCGGCTCAACCGGGCCCGCGGCCGGGTGCGCGACGCCCTGGGCGGGACATGA
- a CDS encoding VOC family protein, whose translation MRRVDYVIHYVESLRRSVAFYRDVIGLRVRIEGDGYVEFDMENTKFSLFERSKLPELIGRDGGEPPCGEIGFLIDDVDAEAERLRGLGVEILTGPVDRPWRERTLHIADPDGNIIEFAQKLT comes from the coding sequence ATGCGTCGTGTGGACTACGTCATTCACTACGTCGAGTCGCTGCGCCGGTCGGTGGCGTTTTACCGCGACGTGATCGGTCTTCGGGTGCGAATCGAGGGCGACGGCTACGTCGAGTTCGACATGGAAAACACGAAGTTCTCGCTCTTCGAACGCTCGAAGCTGCCGGAGCTCATCGGTCGCGACGGCGGCGAACCGCCCTGCGGTGAGATCGGCTTTCTCATCGACGACGTCGACGCCGAGGCGGAGCGGTTGCGCGGGCTCGGCGTCGAGATCCTCACCGGACCGGTGGATCGGCCATGGCGCGAACGGACGCTGCACATCGCCGATCCGGACGGCAACATCATCGAGTTCGCGCAGAAGCTGACGTGA
- a CDS encoding GAF domain-containing protein, translated as MVAVYRAPMRSRNDAVEPQATIDRARQLGVCGFGRLVTSSAEQDRLARRVARFAELDEGSFVWTRDTHGWFWLGRICGPYGYDAGKTAKAVDLVHIRPCEWLSIPILEQDAPAAVVATFNRGGRNFQKIHNPSVGVETQRIWDSRIPRLTET; from the coding sequence ATGGTCGCCGTCTACCGCGCGCCGATGCGATCCCGCAACGATGCCGTCGAGCCACAAGCCACCATCGATCGCGCTCGCCAGCTCGGCGTGTGCGGGTTTGGCCGACTTGTGACCAGTTCAGCCGAACAGGACCGGCTGGCCCGTCGGGTCGCCCGATTCGCCGAGCTCGACGAAGGCTCCTTCGTGTGGACCCGCGACACGCACGGCTGGTTCTGGCTGGGCCGCATCTGCGGGCCTTATGGCTACGACGCCGGGAAAACCGCGAAGGCGGTGGATTTGGTGCACATACGACCCTGCGAGTGGCTGTCCATCCCAATCCTGGAACAGGACGCGCCTGCCGCCGTCGTCGCCACCTTCAATCGGGGTGGACGGAACTTCCAGAAGATCCACAACCCCTCCGTCGGTGTTGAGACACAACGGATTTGGGATTCGCGGATACCTCGGCTGACCGAAACCTAG
- a CDS encoding class I SAM-dependent methyltransferase, translating to MTDAAWALYTEQMNNVDGWFFEADVELFSQLLACQTAEGIKGDMLEIGAYQGKSAILMGYGLRDDEELVICELFGAVMDHADIAQAPRQEYSGLDQQQFLANWDRFHSRRPTLQVCESSALDLGERALRFVHIDGCHAYRCVANDISLAVTHAAERGVIAMDDYRGVETPGVAAAVWQAVGNGFLFPFAATYMKLYACTSAADQSYWLERIRDRGDICAFPDFDFPSYRSVSDMHLGRSAGEP from the coding sequence ATGACCGATGCGGCGTGGGCCCTCTACACCGAGCAGATGAACAACGTCGACGGCTGGTTCTTCGAGGCCGACGTCGAGCTCTTCAGCCAGCTGCTCGCGTGCCAGACGGCCGAGGGGATCAAGGGCGACATGCTGGAGATCGGCGCCTACCAGGGCAAGTCCGCGATCTTGATGGGTTACGGACTGCGTGACGATGAAGAACTGGTGATCTGCGAGCTGTTCGGCGCCGTGATGGATCACGCCGACATCGCCCAGGCTCCCCGCCAGGAGTACTCGGGCCTGGATCAGCAGCAGTTCCTCGCCAACTGGGATCGATTCCACAGCCGCCGCCCCACGCTGCAGGTCTGCGAATCGTCGGCGCTCGATCTGGGCGAGCGGGCGCTGCGTTTCGTCCACATCGACGGTTGTCACGCGTACCGGTGCGTCGCCAACGACATCAGCCTCGCCGTGACCCACGCGGCCGAACGGGGCGTGATCGCGATGGACGATTATCGCGGGGTCGAAACGCCCGGCGTGGCGGCGGCCGTCTGGCAGGCCGTCGGCAATGGCTTCCTGTTCCCCTTCGCGGCGACATACATGAAGCTCTACGCCTGCACGTCGGCCGCTGATCAGAGTTACTGGTTGGAGCGGATCCGGGATCGCGGCGACATCTGCGCCTTCCCCGACTTCGACTTCCCGTCATACCGCAGCGTTTCGGACATGCACCTGGGCCGCTCCGCCGGCGAGCCCTGA